GTTCCCTGGAGGCTTCTGCTTGTTGCAAATCTATAGGATGTAGCCTCTTCCTTGGGCTCCTCTGATGCAGTGAACTATGTGAGAGCTTACCAGGTCTGAGCACTTGTGGGGCTCCGAGTGAAGAGGGCAACTCAATGATAAGAGATAGGAGCCACTGGATAAATGCCCCCCCCCCTTCAGACAATTCTAGGAGGTGTTCTATATGCTCTTATACAAACAAATCTCTACTGCCCATAGCAGGGACTTTGGTAGTGAGCCCCTCAGCCAGGGACAGTTCTTCCTCCTCCGCCTCACTCTCTTTATAACCCCAGTCTTGCTCCTTGGGACCAGCtctcaaataaataaacttaCTTTTGCTCCCTGAGATGATTTCCCATTTAAATCACCCAAACAACTTGTCTCAGGCTTTGCTTTGTCAGGAACCCAACTAAGACAGCTTGTACTGGGAGCCACCCTAGGAAGCATATCCTCCACGTGAAATGCTGGGCCTGGGCTGCTTGGAGTAAATGAGGTTGCTGATAACTCCTCGCATAATCACCAAGACTCACTTCTGATAGATTGAGATGAGATACAAGTGGAAGAGGAAACTCTGGGTTATGTGTCAGCTCTAGGACATGAACATTAGGAGAACCAATGGTAATTATGGGAATTGTGGGGTTCTAATAATAAAGGAtgacttttttaaatgttcttggaATCCTTAAACAGAACAGAAGGCTCAGGCCAGGGGTAGGTAGTGAAAGCCAGAAAACTCCCATGGCAGCATTCAGTGTGACATTAATCTTCTGCAGGTACAAGGCAGACAGCACTGAaagcctggcctgggagctgaCTGACAGGGTGACAgggctgcaagggaggctgaATGTGTGGCTTAGTCGGTTGTCCTATGCTGAACCCAGTGCCCTGATAGGGAAGGAGGGAGACCTTGAGTCCTGGGTGGGGATGTTTGAGAGGGTGAGCATGAGAATTTTGAATACTCAGACTGTCCTGAACCCACCTGGCTGGAAAAATCATCCCTTTCTTCTTGCTAGAGGAGATCAACCTTCTCTGGCCTGAAGATCCTCCAGAGATCTCATGTGAAGCAGGTGCTTTACACGACGATTCCTGCCCTCCTCCGGAACGTCTCCCAGTTTTCCTCAGTGCTTCCAAAAGAATTAGGGTTAGGCCTCAGCATATTCTGAGAAAGGAAATCCCATCCATGTCCAAGAGGAAATCATTCATGCATTGAAAATAATTCCTATACCTAGCTGTGGTAGGCCCCAAAAGATACACAGGTCCTAATCCCTGAAATAAACTTTAAACATAGTAAAAAGGACTTTGTAGACATGACTATTAGGGGTCTTCAAtctggggagattatcctggactaTCCAAGTGGGCCCTGAGTGTAATCACAAGAGTTCCTGTAAGAGAGAGGTGGAGAGATATCTGACCACAGAAGTGAAAAAAGGCAGTGTAATGATGGAAATAGAAATTGGAGAGATGTGGCCACAGCCAAGGAAAGCCAGTAGCCACTAGAAACTGGAGGAAGCAAGGAACAGATTTCCCTCTGGAGTCTCCCAAAAGaactctcccagctgacaccttGAAGTTAAACCTGTAGGAACCCATTTTGGGCTTGTGTCCTCTAGAACCATAagggaatacatttctgttgttttaagtcgcTATAgttgtaatttgttacagcagcagtggAAAACTAATACACTGGATCTCACTTAGACCACAAAGCTTCCATAAAAGCACTTTTTCATCCAAGTTAATGTTGCTAATGGGGGAATATGAGTGAGGGAacctcctcttctgccttcttgCTATTACAATATAATCTCGCATACACTATATGTATGGTCAAGCTTACACTTTATGATATTGAGGCAGTTTTTTTCAATGGGGGAAAAGTTACagtatacacaaaaataaaaattttatatattaaatatttgaaaaagaaatgtaaaagtaCCAAAAAAGCATCACTGACAAATATTTATACAGCATTTAGatggaaaagtcatttttttctaagcGTGACACAAAACAAACTTCATAAAAATATCAAACTTAGCTTGAGTGAGAGACGCCctaaaaagttaaagacaaatggGAAATTGGGGAATATATTTGTAACATAAATGGCAAAGAGATACTATCCTAAAACATGAAGTGTTTCCATCTATCATTAAGATAAAATTGTACCCAAAGGGCCAAAACTATGAACAGGCAATTTTGAAAGACTAAATCACAACGAAATATGTAAAAATCTATCCAACCACACTCATaaaccaaaaaattcaaataaaaaaaataatgcattgacCTACTTATCAAAGATAAAACACCCAGTGAAGCCAAGTGAGATAAGAAGTATTCTCATAAACTGCCAATCAAGGTATAAAATGGTGCACATTTTTTTGGCAAACTGAAAGGCAGAATATTTAgcaatttttattgtattttttaaatttattttcatgatgcgaagtatcttttctttttttgatcctcctcttagaaaaatttttaaattatagttgatttacagtgtttcttcaatttctgtggtacagcaaagtgacctgaccacacacagttccctgtgctatacagtaggcccccactgcccatccattccaaatgaagCTAATTTTTAAATCTGCATTTCCTTAGCATGAGTGTGCACACACATCACTTTTATGAATTTAACCAGTAGAACTGGTTTCAGATGTATGGAAAGATTTATACTAAATAAGGACACTACTTCCATTATTAGCAATTGCAAATAGGAAATAATTTATATCAACAGGGGTTTGGTTAAAGAGATTATAgtttatacataaaatggaatgcACTGAAGCCTTTAGATCTGTAGGTTGACATGTGAAGAGTTATACTAGGttggagttttctggtggtgcagtgggttagggatctggcattgtcactgcagcagcttggaccaaggctgtggcatgggttcagtccttggcctgggaacttacacgtGCTGTGGGTACATCCAAATGTGTCTAAAAATAAGAGTCATACTAGGTaatgtggaaagggaaaaaacagaTTATAGAACAGTATAGTGTTTttgcatatgtttgtgtgtgtgtgcatttgtttgGAAAGCTAAACAACTGTCAACCgttgttccttttaaaaatgggattaTTGTGGGAATGGTGTAAAAGAGTGATAACAACATTCTGTATTTTTTGAACTTTTACAACATGATATATTACATGTATGATACAATTTTTAAGTAGCAAAGAGATTCCCAGTTTGGagtgaaaaagaagagacaaattcCAAGGGAAAGGGATCTCTCCAACTGTTAAAGAAATCCTATGATCTGGGTGGGTGGACAGAATGCTGAGAACCCTGTCCTTGGTCAGCCTTTAGGAAGCTGAGTGAGCTGATCCAGCCTGCCCAGGGATGCCACCACACAGAATCATCCCTTGAGGTTTGAGATGAATGTTCAGATGGAAGAAAGGCCAGAGGCACAGGGGTTTGGGGAGTAAACAAGAAGCTCTGTTGTGCAGCAGTGTTCAAAGTGCTGGTGGGTAGAAGCGAGGGTCGAATTTGTTGTAACTCTTCAGGGTAAACAGTGAGACTGTCTTTCTGTTCATTCAGATGAGTAGTAGATCAGAGAACAATAGGGGTGAAGAAAACCTCAATGATTACTTTGTGCCTCTGTCAAGTACATGCCCAGAGAAACTGAAGGACCTACTCAAGGTCGAGAACATTGTGGGTGAGAGGAGGTCATGAGCTGAGAACCATGTGTCAGGTCTTCCTTAGCAGTTTTCTTGACCCTGGAGGAAGCTCAGTCTTTGTAACCCTGAGTTTGTAACACCGAAGTTTGGTGACTAAAAAAGGACCAGGAAATAGCCATTTTCCCCCATGTTTTTGATGGTATTGGCCAGCATGATCCTAAAGACATGAAATAAATTGGTAAGTTAGGTGGTTAGTCATAAACTTGGAtgatattttagagatgagggtATATAAAATAACcagattctttctctcctcttttcccacCTGATAAACCTTCTTTCTGACATCCTAGGAACATCTTCTGCTTAGAGGAagataaaaggagttcccctgtgcACATTTGAGCACTTTTAGTAAAACTTAAAATAGTACATCATTCTTGGCAGAGAGGATGGACTACAATGATGGTGTTAGAGCTGCCAGGACTGGTTATTGCTGGATGATATAGAAAAGGAAGCCCGAATCGCtcatgcttaacccactgacttTATTAcatcatttccttcctctgaTCTTTCAACAGTCTCAAGGCATCTTAtccaatttctccattttttttctcatcttccacGCTTATCACTCTAAATCCCGTTTGCTTGCAGTTCTATCCCATCTCTCCTTGTTCCGCATCTGTCATCCTCATTTTCCCAAACCTTCTACCTGCAATCTTGTTTTGCTCCCTTCCCTCatgtcctttctcttcttctccatcTCACCCCATCCTTTCAATCCCTTGATCCTCATAAATTATCATGGAGAAGCCAAGCCTTCAGGTGCAGATCAAAGGGAAGTTTTAAGGAAATTAGTTGGGAAACATCAAGGGCACAGTAGAGATGCCAGGGCTGCACATCTAAAGGGAATCTAGAAGGAAAATATAGCTAAATAATGACTAAAGGCTGGTAGGCATATATCACCATGTAATTTGTATTTACAGATGTGGATTTTCTTACCTAGAAAGTTTGGGTACTGAGAGTGAGAATTTAGAGAGGAATTTCATATTGGgtattctggatatattttataaatgtttaaatagtAAGGTTataaatgtttatcttttcaaagaatttgaAACACATAAGGATAGCTGAGGAGGTTTCAGTTTTGTACTATAAGATCATTTATGTTAATGGAGTTCTAAAATTTTGCAGAGAGGGATCATGCTCCCCAGAGTTACTAGAGGATACATGACCATACAGCTTCCCATCTGTCCCCTCTATATCCTATGGTATCTTGTGTGATATGAGAGGAATGGGCtgttttggggcgggggggggcagtggTGCTTGTAGAAGCCTTATGGGAAAGATAAAATAATCTTGATATTTAGGTCTATGTTTTATAAACAGACCAGCTACCCGAACTTGAGATAATCACATGACCCCCTAGGAAGGCTGCTGGGATACTTTTGGGAACCCTGGCTGGAAACAACCAGAGTCATTCTCTGTGAGATATGCATGTGTAAGCATTCAAAGCTTCCCAGGTTTGACTTCTCAGAAAAGGGGCACACAGTGACTGAAGTCATAGTTTGTCAAGGTTGACCTGGCAGCGCCTACACACCCATTTTCTATCACTGGGCAGGGCTTCTCTGGGAAATAAGAATGATCTACCAAAAATTCCAAATGCTTAGAGACTCAGAAGTAGTTCTGGATCATTTGTCCTAGTTACTGGCCTCAGAGGATTTCTCCTTGGGTCTAGAAAGAGAGGAAGTGACACATGACCTCATCCAGCCACTGACCTCCTCCCCCTGAGTACCCGCCAGAGGGCGCCCTGGACATCAGGGTTCCGGAGGCTGTAGATGAGTGGGTTCAGCATGGGGCTGAGGACAGTGTTAAAAATTCCAACAGCTTTATCCTTGTCTGAAAGCTTGGCTGAGCCTAGTCGCATGTAGTTAAAGATACCAGTCCCATAGAAGATGCCCACCACAGTGAGGTGGGAGCCACACGTGGAGAAGGCCTTCTTCCTGCCCTCCGCTGAGCGAATTCGTAGAACAGCAGCTGCTACATGGATGTAGGAGGTGACAATGAGAGCCATGGGGGTACCTGCCATTATGAAACCCACAGCAAAGAGCAGCAGCTCATTGAGCTGGGTGCTGGAGCAGGAGAGCTGGAAGAGCTGTGGGAGGTCACAGTAGAAGTGATTGACCTCACTGGGGCCACAGAAGTTGAGGGTAGATAAGGCAACAGTGTGGGTCAGTGCATTGGTGAAGGCACAAGCCCAGGACACAGCCACCAATATCCTCTGGACCATCTGGCTCATGTGGGTGCTGTAGGTGAGGGGTCGGCAGATGGCCAAGAATcggtcataggccatggctgTCAACAGGAAGCAGTCCACCCCAACCaggagatggaagaagaaaagctGTGTGAGGCAGGCTGCGTAGGGAACTGTGTGCTTGTGGGACAAGAGACGACTCAACATTGAGGGAACAGTGACAGTGATGCACCCAATGTCCAGCACCGACAGGTTTcccaggaagaagtacatgggggtgtggagtcTGGGCTCCACCAGGATGGCTGCCAGGATGCTGAGGTTGCCCCCGACCGTGAGCAGGTAGGCAAAGAGGAAAAGTACAAAGACAGCTGGTCGCAGCCCTGGTGTCTCCACCAAGCCCAGCAGGATGAACTCAGTTACGACTGTTCCATTGGCCCCAGATTTTGGCTGCCTTAGTTCCTGCAAGGAAATATCCAAGGAGATGAGGAATCATTTTTctcaatatattttgaataaattttattcaaaaagaagaaacagttcCTTCTGCATGCTGACCCCTCCACTGAGTTCGCCCTCTTGAAGTAGAGAcattccccctccccaggccacacAGCACTCGTTAAGTCTATTACTGCAGTTTATCGCCACAGCTTTACCTCATTCACAGGCACATGGGAGTCCTTTCCCAATGTAAGCATGTATCAAATCATCCTGTAATTCTTTAAATACGTTACAGTTTTATCTGTCGATTACACCTCTATTAAGCTAAAAAATAACATAAGCTAAAACAtgaaaagtccaggaacagatctAAAGTAATACAGGCATTTAGTGTATAATATAGGCAGCATCTTAAAGGAATGGgaaaacatattatttaataaatgctttagGGCGATAACACAGCTATCTGGGAAAAACAGAACTTGTATACATATCtcatatattttgcaaaaataaattctaaatggatcaaagatttaaatgtaaatattaaaccATATAGTTATTGGGGGAAACGGGAGACTTTTAATAGTGCATATATGACTcaaaatgtagaaatattttaTCGAAATGGACAAatctataaaaattcaaaaattctgACAAATTAGCCAAGTGTAACTACATCCCCCCAAACCACATTCTCTCTCTGCTTCCGGGTTAGGATTGGCCACACGGGGAATTTACATGATAGCTGTAAGGCAGACGTGAGAAGGGGAAAGAGCACTCTGGCAACACCTTCCAAATTACAAAcgtatttttccttttacctgGCAGTTCCgcttctgggaatttatccaaTAGATATATGGCCACTTATAAGCAATGATGTATGTGTGAGCTTATTTGTTGCAGCATTTTTGTAATACCAAATAATTGCAAATAACCTGTTTATAATAGAGGGTTTACTAAATTAATTATGGAATATCCTTCCCATGGAATATTTTGCAGCTGTAGGAAATAGCTCTGTCCATGCTGATTTGAAAGATatcaaatattattaaatgtaaaacacaGTTTGTAGAATATATACACCATATAGTGCGCTTTTGCCTTGCattaaaaaggagggaaagacaCAGATAtacaaaaatccatttatttcctttataccATTGATATATATTGGAGAAAAACATACtgcaaaacatattaaaaaaaaaactaaaaagtgaaATTCTTATAACGTTAGATGACTAAAGCAGAATGCAAAACTACCCAACATGGTATCATTTCAATAttaacacaaatacacacatgcactaGAACACACacagaaagtagaaggaaataaCCAAACCTTATCAGTGGTGTGAGTAATTAAATGGATGGTTTATATCATCTTTCTTCTACTCTATTTTCTGATTTGTCTGTAATTGATAGAGatttttaagagtattttatGAAGTACCGCTTCCTGAACATGATCATGACATAGCTGCTGAGTCTCGAATCACAATAAACTAATTGAACAAAAgagacaccaggagttcccatcgtggctcagcagttgatgaacctgacgagcatccatgaggacgcgggttcgatccctggccttgctcagtgggttaagtatctggctttggggtgagctgtggtgtaggtcacagatgtggctcggatccagagttgctgcggctgtggtgtaggctggcagctacagctctgattcaacccctagcctgggaatccccatatgcgggtgtggccctaaaaaaaagagagagagagcgagcgagaaaCCAGAAACCTTTTCCCCTATACTAGCTGCTGTTGAGGCTGTCCCAGTATCTTAGATACTGACTGACTTCCTTGGGACATTCTCTGACAAAATCACAGCTAGCAGCTGTTAGGAGACTTACACTGGGTTAGCCACTGTGCACAGTGTAAGTGCTTTTCATGTGGTTATCATTCCTCACATCCTCCCCAGGAAATGGATACCGTTTCTACAGAAAGAACATGAGTCACCGAAAGCAAGCGGCTGAAGGCAAGGTTATAACCTGGGCATTCTGATTCCAGAGACCCCACTCTTAAC
The Phacochoerus africanus isolate WHEZ1 chromosome 14, ROS_Pafr_v1, whole genome shotgun sequence DNA segment above includes these coding regions:
- the LOC125113893 gene encoding olfactory receptor 3A1 — encoded protein: FLISLDISLQELRQPKSGANGTVVTEFILLGLVETPGLRPAVFVLFLFAYLLTVGGNLSILAAILVEPRLHTPMYFFLGNLSVLDIGCITVTVPSMLSRLLSHKHTVPYAACLTQLFFFHLLVGVDCFLLTAMAYDRFLAICRPLTYSTHMSQMVQRILVAVSWACAFTNALTHTVALSTLNFCGPSEVNHFYCDLPQLFQLSCSSTQLNELLLFAVGFIMAGTPMALIVTSYIHVAAAVLRIRSAEGRKKAFSTCGSHLTVVGIFYGTGIFNYMRLGSAKLSDKDKAVGIFNTVLSPMLNPLIYSLRNPDVQGALWRVLRGRRSVAG